From a single Herbiconiux sp. SALV-R1 genomic region:
- a CDS encoding tetratricopeptide repeat protein, whose translation MDADDWEKEVAALWADEGVDDGERIDRMRALADQAPHPALGEFELGGACDSGGREAEADRHYAAATAAGLADVDPGRAAQLAIQHASTLRNLGRIEEAVTLLRNAPEHPDTGAAPAVFLALALHSAGRSAEALRVALEAIEPTLPRYHRSVRAYAAALTDE comes from the coding sequence ATGGATGCAGACGACTGGGAGAAGGAGGTCGCCGCCCTCTGGGCCGACGAGGGCGTCGACGACGGCGAACGCATCGACAGGATGCGCGCCCTGGCCGACCAGGCACCCCACCCCGCCCTCGGCGAGTTCGAACTCGGCGGCGCCTGCGACTCGGGCGGCCGCGAGGCCGAGGCCGACCGGCACTACGCCGCCGCCACCGCGGCCGGCCTCGCCGACGTCGACCCGGGGCGGGCCGCCCAGCTCGCCATCCAGCACGCCTCGACCCTGCGCAACCTGGGCCGCATCGAGGAGGCCGTGACGTTGCTGCGCAACGCACCCGAGCATCCCGACACCGGCGCCGCACCCGCCGTCTTCCTCGCCCTCGCCCTGCACAGCGCGGGCCGCTCCGCCGAGGCGCTCCGCGTCGCTCTCGAGGCGATCGAACCCACCCTCCCCCGCTACCACCGCTCCGTGCGCGCCTACGCCGCCGCCCTCACCGACGAGTAG
- a CDS encoding SDR family oxidoreductase, with amino-acid sequence MVTTIAVTGATGEVGGRVARLLTADRAEGARLRLVVRDPARAERVADELRGTGVEIEVAVAEYGEREASERALAGVDVLFMVSAAESADRLEEHRVFVEAARASGVGHIVYTSFFGAAPSATFTLARDHFATERSIEESGIGFTFLRDNFYADFLPLLAGEDGVIRGPAGDGRVAAVARADVADSAVAVLRDPAAHGGATYELTGPEALSLAEVAELLTELWGRGPIRFHDETVAEAYASRAVWEAPRWQLDAWVSTYTAIASGELARVTDDVRWLTGHAARSLRELLTASGS; translated from the coding sequence ATGGTGACGACGATCGCGGTGACCGGGGCGACCGGTGAGGTGGGTGGGCGCGTGGCGCGCCTGCTGACAGCCGACAGGGCGGAGGGCGCGCGGCTGCGTCTGGTGGTGCGTGACCCGGCACGGGCGGAGCGGGTCGCCGACGAGCTGAGGGGCACGGGGGTCGAGATCGAGGTCGCCGTCGCCGAGTACGGCGAGCGGGAGGCGTCCGAGCGGGCACTCGCCGGGGTCGATGTGCTGTTCATGGTGTCGGCGGCCGAGAGCGCCGACCGTCTCGAGGAGCATCGTGTGTTCGTCGAGGCGGCGCGAGCATCCGGCGTCGGGCACATCGTGTACACCTCGTTCTTCGGGGCGGCGCCCTCTGCCACGTTCACCCTCGCGCGCGACCACTTCGCGACGGAGCGGTCCATCGAGGAGTCGGGCATCGGCTTCACATTTCTGCGCGACAACTTCTACGCCGACTTCCTGCCGCTGCTCGCGGGGGAGGACGGGGTGATCCGCGGTCCTGCCGGTGACGGGAGGGTGGCCGCCGTCGCCCGGGCCGATGTCGCCGACAGCGCGGTGGCGGTGCTGCGCGACCCCGCGGCGCACGGCGGAGCGACGTACGAGCTCACCGGGCCCGAGGCGCTCTCGCTCGCCGAGGTCGCCGAGCTGCTCACCGAGCTGTGGGGGCGCGGGCCGATCCGCTTCCACGACGAGACCGTGGCGGAGGCGTACGCGTCGCGGGCCGTGTGGGAGGCTCCGCGCTGGCAGCTCGACGCCTGGGTGAGCACCTACACGGCGATCGCGAGCGGCGAGCTCGCGCGGGTGACCGACGACGTGCGGTGGCTCACCGGGCACGCGGCTCGGTCACTGCGGGAGCTGCTCACCGCATCCGGGAGCTGA
- a CDS encoding exodeoxyribonuclease III gives MRVATWNVNSIRARVGRVVDWLVREDVDVLAMQEIKCKESQFPFDAFHEAGYEVVLHGLNQWNGVAFASRLPMTDAANTFTGMPGFGKALDDGSLPLEARALGVTVDGVRLWSLYVPNGRELENPHYDYKLAWLAELAEQTRGWLAAHPDQPLALMGDWNIAPLDTDVWDIGAFAGSTHVSAPERAAFAAFEQIGLSDVVRPLVPEGYTYWDYKQLRFPRNEGMRIDFILGSEPFADLVTSARIDRNERKGDAPSDHVPVVVDLDLDLSSSDDDRPMIFG, from the coding sequence ATGCGTGTTGCGACCTGGAACGTGAACTCCATCCGTGCCCGAGTGGGGAGGGTCGTCGACTGGCTGGTGCGCGAAGACGTCGACGTGCTGGCGATGCAAGAGATCAAGTGCAAGGAGTCGCAGTTCCCGTTCGACGCCTTCCACGAGGCCGGTTACGAGGTGGTGCTGCACGGCCTGAACCAGTGGAACGGCGTGGCCTTCGCGAGCCGCCTGCCGATGACGGATGCTGCCAACACCTTCACGGGCATGCCCGGCTTCGGAAAGGCGCTCGACGACGGTTCGCTGCCGCTCGAGGCCCGGGCGCTCGGCGTCACGGTCGACGGGGTGCGGCTGTGGAGCCTGTACGTGCCGAACGGTCGCGAGCTAGAGAACCCGCACTACGACTACAAGCTGGCCTGGCTCGCCGAGCTCGCCGAGCAGACGAGGGGGTGGCTCGCCGCGCACCCCGACCAGCCGCTCGCGTTGATGGGCGATTGGAACATCGCACCGCTCGACACCGACGTGTGGGACATCGGGGCGTTCGCCGGCTCCACCCACGTCTCGGCGCCCGAGCGCGCCGCCTTCGCGGCGTTCGAGCAGATCGGGCTGAGCGACGTGGTGCGCCCCCTGGTTCCCGAGGGCTACACATACTGGGACTACAAGCAGCTGCGCTTCCCGCGCAACGAGGGCATGCGCATCGACTTCATCCTCGGCTCGGAGCCCTTCGCCGACCTCGTCACCTCCGCCCGCATCGACCGCAACGAGCGCAAGGGTGACGCCCCCTCCGACCACGTCCCCGTCGTCGTCGACCTCGACCTCGACCTCTCCTCCTCCGACGACGACCGCCCGATGATCTTCGGCTGA
- a CDS encoding AEC family transporter produces MLGVLTGFGIIGFVIAVGYLVQRLGFLPGNSIRVMNQVAFFVATPALLFTVLSRSHPADVFSGPMAVTALIVAFGAAVFVAASRLWFRRPVAETTIGAASSVYVNANNIGLPVATYVLGNAQFVAPLLLLQLVVMAPLVLGTLDIATSGRASIGRILTQPLRNPMIIASALGLAIAVAGVRLPDAVFAPFELIGGAAIPLVLLSFGMSLVGQRPLQAGTGRAEIVVASVIKLLLMPISAYVLGRFVFGLAGHELFVVVALATLPTAQNIYNFASRYQRGIVIARDTVLLTTIGSVPMLLLVAALLA; encoded by the coding sequence ATGCTCGGGGTGCTGACCGGCTTCGGCATCATCGGGTTCGTCATCGCGGTCGGCTACCTCGTGCAGCGACTCGGCTTCCTGCCGGGCAACAGCATCCGGGTGATGAACCAGGTGGCGTTCTTCGTCGCGACACCGGCCCTGCTGTTCACGGTGCTCAGCCGGTCGCATCCGGCCGACGTGTTCTCAGGGCCGATGGCGGTGACCGCGCTCATCGTGGCGTTCGGCGCGGCCGTGTTCGTCGCGGCATCGCGACTGTGGTTCAGGCGGCCCGTGGCCGAGACCACGATCGGCGCGGCCTCCTCGGTGTACGTCAACGCCAACAACATCGGGCTCCCGGTGGCCACCTACGTGCTCGGCAACGCGCAGTTCGTGGCGCCGCTGCTCCTGCTGCAGCTGGTCGTGATGGCGCCGCTGGTGCTCGGCACCCTCGATATCGCGACCAGCGGGCGAGCGTCAATCGGGCGCATCCTGACGCAGCCGCTCCGCAACCCCATGATCATCGCATCGGCGCTCGGGCTCGCGATCGCCGTGGCCGGCGTGCGTCTGCCTGACGCGGTCTTCGCCCCGTTCGAGCTCATCGGAGGGGCGGCCATCCCGCTCGTACTGCTGTCGTTCGGCATGTCACTGGTGGGCCAGCGACCGCTCCAGGCGGGCACGGGGCGGGCCGAGATCGTGGTGGCGAGTGTCATCAAGCTGCTGCTCATGCCGATCTCGGCATACGTCCTCGGCCGGTTCGTCTTCGGGCTCGCCGGACACGAGCTGTTCGTGGTCGTCGCCCTGGCGACCCTGCCGACCGCCCAGAACATCTACAACTTCGCCTCCCGCTACCAACGGGGCATCGTGATCGCGCGCGACACCGTCCTGCTCACCACGATCGGCTCGGTGCCGATGCTCCTCCTCGTGGCGGCGCTCCTGGCCTGA
- a CDS encoding septum formation family protein, with amino-acid sequence MAPAHGDPDYVGRHRSARGLASPLATRMIVIGAFVLAAVLVVALFFAGRAAGTSWAGGGSDSDAGVAPTGTPAAPESAVTQSAAPPAADDGVDLAAPPPTTQAAAGVQPWRSLAGGECLTAYSTPWAEEFTVVDCAGEHRAQLVATGQFDGDGTAAYPGETELASRMNLLCTAPAVLDYSAAAAVPDLRWQAAYPADEEQWAAGDRRWFCFFAAESGAPLAGSLALAPAPAAS; translated from the coding sequence ATGGCACCCGCGCACGGCGACCCCGACTACGTAGGCCGGCACCGCTCGGCGCGCGGCCTGGCGAGCCCTCTGGCGACGCGGATGATCGTGATCGGCGCCTTCGTGCTGGCCGCCGTGCTCGTGGTCGCCCTCTTCTTCGCCGGCAGGGCCGCCGGCACGAGCTGGGCAGGCGGCGGCAGCGACTCGGATGCGGGGGTCGCCCCGACGGGAACGCCTGCAGCCCCCGAATCGGCGGTGACCCAATCCGCTGCCCCACCTGCGGCCGACGATGGCGTCGATCTCGCCGCACCCCCGCCCACGACGCAGGCCGCCGCGGGCGTGCAGCCGTGGCGCTCGCTCGCGGGCGGCGAGTGCCTCACCGCCTACAGCACGCCGTGGGCCGAGGAGTTCACGGTCGTCGACTGCGCCGGTGAGCACAGGGCGCAGCTGGTGGCCACCGGCCAGTTCGACGGCGACGGCACCGCCGCCTACCCGGGTGAGACCGAGCTCGCCTCCCGCATGAACCTGTTGTGCACCGCGCCCGCCGTGCTCGACTACTCCGCGGCGGCCGCCGTGCCCGATCTGCGCTGGCAGGCGGCCTACCCGGCCGACGAGGAGCAGTGGGCGGCGGGTGACCGCCGCTGGTTCTGCTTCTTCGCCGCCGAGAGCGGGGCGCCGCTCGCGGGCTCGCTCGCGCTCGCCCCGGCTCCCGCGGCTTCTTAG
- a CDS encoding TetR/AcrR family transcriptional regulator — protein sequence MEPLDPLALRQVPLVGPQVPERADAARNRAKLIAAARRIVERDGVAALTTDRLAAEAAVGKGTVFRRFGSRAGIFQALLDDVEREFQGRFLSGPPPLGPGAPAVERLVAFGRARLEVLSRQAPLMRAAELPPEQHYEVPARRIVEVHIATLLRQAGLASHTDAGVLSFQLLSVLEGALTIPEAKLTDEHLARLADGWEHLVRAVTRPVEGG from the coding sequence ATGGAGCCGCTCGATCCGCTGGCCCTGCGTCAGGTTCCGCTGGTGGGGCCGCAGGTGCCCGAGCGCGCCGACGCCGCGCGCAATCGCGCGAAGCTCATCGCCGCAGCCCGCCGCATCGTCGAGCGCGACGGCGTGGCCGCCCTCACCACCGACCGCCTCGCTGCCGAGGCCGCGGTGGGCAAGGGCACGGTGTTCCGCCGTTTCGGCTCGCGCGCGGGCATCTTCCAGGCGCTCCTCGACGACGTCGAGCGCGAGTTCCAGGGCAGGTTCCTGAGCGGGCCTCCGCCGCTCGGCCCCGGAGCGCCCGCCGTCGAGCGCCTGGTCGCCTTCGGCCGCGCCCGGCTCGAGGTGCTCTCGCGTCAGGCGCCGCTCATGCGCGCCGCCGAGCTCCCGCCCGAGCAGCACTACGAGGTGCCGGCTCGCCGCATAGTCGAGGTGCACATCGCGACCCTGCTGCGCCAGGCCGGCCTGGCGTCGCACACGGATGCGGGGGTGCTGTCGTTCCAGCTCCTCTCGGTGCTCGAGGGGGCACTGACCATTCCCGAGGCGAAGCTCACCGACGAGCACCTCGCGCGGCTCGCCGATGGCTGGGAGCACCTCGTGCGGGCGGTCACCCGGCCCGTCGAGGGAGGGTGA
- a CDS encoding NAD(P)H-dependent oxidoreductase: MTEKNVLVLVGSMRAASTNRQLAEAVVDLAPEGTTLELFESHHALPLYNEDVDVEGELPESVVAYRQAIADADAVIVVTPEHNGTLPANLKNAIDWSSRPYGASSISEKPVAVIGTSFAQFGGVWAQDEARKAYGIAGANVLEPKTVAVPNSVVRFAETHPRDDAEVVEQLKGFLDEFVAALDAPAAKAA; the protein is encoded by the coding sequence ATGACCGAGAAGAACGTGCTCGTGCTCGTCGGCAGCATGCGTGCCGCCTCGACCAACCGCCAGCTCGCCGAGGCCGTCGTCGACCTCGCCCCCGAGGGCACCACCCTCGAGCTGTTCGAGAGCCACCACGCCCTCCCGCTCTACAACGAAGACGTCGACGTCGAGGGCGAGCTGCCCGAGTCGGTCGTCGCCTACCGGCAGGCGATCGCCGACGCCGACGCCGTGATCGTCGTGACCCCCGAGCACAACGGCACCCTGCCCGCGAACCTCAAGAACGCCATCGACTGGTCGTCGCGCCCCTACGGTGCGAGCTCCATCTCCGAGAAGCCCGTCGCCGTGATCGGCACCTCGTTCGCCCAGTTCGGCGGCGTGTGGGCGCAGGACGAGGCGCGCAAGGCTTACGGCATCGCCGGTGCGAACGTGCTCGAGCCGAAGACGGTTGCCGTGCCGAACTCGGTCGTGCGCTTCGCCGAGACGCACCCGCGCGACGACGCCGAGGTGGTCGAGCAGCTGAAGGGCTTCCTCGACGAGTTCGTCGCCGCGCTCGACGCGCCCGCGGCGAAGGCTGCGTAA
- the trxA gene encoding thioredoxin, whose translation MSTKTLTIDNHDETVADGIVLIDFWADWCGPCKQFAPVFEKASDEHSDITFAKVDTEDQQQLAAAYGITSIPTLVGYRDGIPIFAQPGALPGTVLEDVISQVRGLDMEAVKNDYAKAVAEREAQAGAAAGGTSPDAV comes from the coding sequence ATGTCCACGAAGACTCTGACCATCGACAACCACGACGAGACCGTCGCCGACGGAATCGTGCTGATCGACTTCTGGGCCGACTGGTGCGGCCCGTGCAAGCAGTTCGCCCCCGTGTTCGAGAAGGCGTCGGACGAGCACTCCGACATCACCTTCGCGAAGGTCGACACCGAAGACCAGCAGCAGCTGGCCGCGGCCTACGGCATCACGTCGATCCCGACGCTGGTGGGGTACCGCGACGGCATCCCGATCTTCGCGCAGCCCGGCGCCCTGCCCGGCACCGTGCTCGAAGACGTCATCTCGCAGGTGCGCGGCCTCGACATGGAAGCCGTGAAGAACGACTACGCCAAGGCGGTCGCCGAGCGCGAGGCGCAGGCGGGCGCTGCCGCCGGCGGCACGTCACCTGACGCGGTGTAG
- the pyrE gene encoding orotate phosphoribosyltransferase — protein sequence MSDARSQLIEYIKSDAVFHGDFTLTSGKKASYYVDLRKVSLDHRVAPLIGQVMLDLIADIHDVHAVGGLTMGADPIASAVLHQGAARGLAYDAFVVRKEPKDHGRGRQVEGPDVAGKRVVVLEDTSTTGGSPLAAIAALEKAGAIVVGVAVVVDRATGAGERIEEAGYPYHYAIGLGDLGLE from the coding sequence GTGAGTGACGCGCGCAGCCAGTTGATCGAGTACATCAAGTCCGACGCCGTGTTCCACGGCGATTTCACGCTCACGAGCGGCAAGAAGGCGAGCTACTACGTCGACCTGCGCAAGGTGTCGCTCGACCACCGGGTCGCGCCGCTCATCGGCCAGGTGATGCTTGACCTCATCGCCGACATCCACGACGTGCACGCCGTGGGCGGGCTCACCATGGGCGCCGATCCCATCGCCTCCGCCGTGCTGCACCAGGGCGCCGCCCGCGGGCTCGCCTACGACGCCTTCGTGGTGCGCAAGGAGCCGAAAGACCACGGTCGCGGCCGCCAGGTGGAGGGCCCCGACGTGGCGGGCAAGCGGGTCGTGGTGCTCGAAGACACCTCGACCACCGGTGGCTCGCCGCTCGCCGCCATCGCCGCACTCGAGAAGGCCGGTGCGATCGTCGTGGGTGTCGCCGTGGTGGTCGACCGGGCGACCGGTGCCGGGGAGCGCATCGAAGAGGCGGGCTATCCCTACCACTACGCCATCGGCCTGGGAGACCTCGGGCTGGAGTAG
- a CDS encoding amino acid transporter, with protein sequence MSSSSVGAGSSITPGEPHAAPAPQGSRLRRWLTDGLAERAGRHPGPGAVKPEKTRSWWRVMCLTGVDYFSTLGYQPAIAALAAGLLSPIATVVLVLVTLFGALPVYRRVARESHRGEGSIAMLERLLPWWGGKLVVLVLLGFAATDFMITITLSAADASAHAIENPFAPDWLQGQNIAITLVLILALAVVFLRGFKEAINIAVMLVAVFLLLNAVVIAVAIGHVVENAVVIDDWWKALTTQHGDPLMMIAIALIAFPKLALGLSGFETGVAVMPQIKGDKGDTPANPVGRIRGAKRLLTTAAIIMSTFLITSSITTTLLIPQKAFEAGGPANGRALAYLAHEYLGEGFGTAYDVATIAILWFAGASAMAGLLNLVPRYLPRYGMAPQWAGLVRPLVLVFTAIAVIITLVFRANVDAQAGAYATGVLVLITSASLAVTLSAKRKKQRKAMVAFGIVTVVFVYTTIANIIERPDGVRIAGLFILGIVVVSVVSRVQRSFQLRATSVTFDPEALDYVLSDADEYDSLRIIAHEPDAPAGTSDAELAAEYRQKIEEERRDAGIPRGTPVIFLEIIPSDSSDFEEDLVVHGEARLGYRVLTVRSGNTPNTIASVLLEMRELTGVVPDIYFGWTEGSPISNMFRYLVTGTGEVAPVTREVLRRAEPDPRHRPEVHVS encoded by the coding sequence ATGTCTTCTTCGAGCGTCGGCGCGGGGTCGTCGATCACGCCCGGGGAGCCGCACGCGGCCCCCGCTCCGCAGGGGTCGCGCCTGCGCCGCTGGCTGACCGACGGGCTCGCCGAGCGCGCCGGGCGGCACCCCGGCCCGGGTGCGGTCAAGCCCGAGAAGACGCGGTCGTGGTGGCGGGTGATGTGCCTCACCGGTGTCGACTACTTCTCGACCCTCGGCTACCAGCCCGCGATCGCCGCGCTGGCGGCGGGTCTGCTCAGCCCGATCGCGACGGTGGTGCTCGTGCTCGTCACCCTGTTCGGCGCGCTGCCCGTCTACCGGAGGGTCGCCCGCGAGAGCCATCGCGGCGAGGGTTCGATCGCCATGCTCGAGAGGCTCCTGCCGTGGTGGGGCGGCAAGCTCGTGGTGCTGGTGCTGCTCGGCTTCGCGGCCACCGACTTCATGATCACCATCACGCTCTCGGCTGCCGACGCGAGCGCGCACGCCATCGAGAACCCGTTCGCGCCCGACTGGCTCCAGGGCCAGAACATCGCGATCACGCTCGTGCTCATCCTCGCCCTCGCCGTGGTGTTCCTCCGCGGCTTCAAGGAGGCCATCAACATCGCGGTGATGCTGGTCGCGGTGTTCCTGCTCCTGAACGCTGTGGTGATCGCGGTGGCCATCGGTCACGTCGTCGAGAACGCCGTCGTCATCGACGACTGGTGGAAGGCCCTCACCACGCAGCACGGCGACCCCCTCATGATGATCGCCATCGCCCTCATCGCCTTCCCGAAGCTCGCGCTCGGGCTCTCCGGCTTCGAGACCGGTGTCGCCGTCATGCCTCAGATCAAGGGCGACAAGGGCGACACGCCTGCGAACCCGGTGGGGCGCATCCGGGGCGCGAAGCGGCTGCTGACCACGGCGGCCATCATCATGAGCACCTTCCTCATCACCTCGAGCATCACGACGACGCTGCTCATCCCGCAGAAGGCGTTCGAAGCGGGCGGCCCCGCCAACGGCCGTGCCCTCGCCTATCTCGCCCACGAGTACCTGGGCGAGGGCTTCGGCACGGCCTACGACGTCGCGACCATCGCCATCCTCTGGTTCGCGGGCGCCTCGGCGATGGCCGGCCTCCTCAACCTGGTGCCGCGCTACCTGCCGCGGTACGGCATGGCCCCGCAGTGGGCGGGGCTCGTGCGCCCCCTGGTGCTCGTGTTCACCGCCATCGCCGTCATCATCACACTCGTGTTCCGCGCGAACGTCGACGCGCAGGCGGGGGCCTACGCCACCGGCGTGCTGGTGCTCATCACCTCGGCGTCGCTCGCCGTCACGCTCTCGGCCAAGCGCAAGAAGCAGCGCAAGGCCATGGTCGCGTTCGGCATCGTCACCGTCGTGTTCGTCTACACCACCATCGCGAACATTATCGAGCGGCCCGACGGCGTGCGCATCGCGGGGCTGTTCATCCTCGGCATCGTCGTCGTCTCGGTGGTGTCGCGGGTGCAGCGCTCGTTCCAGCTGCGCGCCACCTCGGTCACCTTCGACCCCGAGGCGCTCGACTACGTGCTGAGCGATGCCGACGAATACGACTCGCTGCGCATCATCGCCCACGAACCGGATGCTCCGGCCGGCACGAGCGACGCCGAGCTCGCCGCAGAATACCGGCAGAAGATCGAGGAGGAGCGCCGTGACGCCGGCATCCCGCGCGGCACCCCGGTGATCTTCCTCGAGATCATCCCCTCCGACTCCTCCGACTTCGAAGAAGACCTCGTCGTGCACGGGGAGGCGCGCCTCGGCTACCGCGTGCTCACGGTGCGCAGCGGCAACACCCCGAACACCATCGCCTCGGTGCTGCTCGAGATGCGCGAGCTCACCGGTGTCGTTCCCGACATCTACTTCGGCTGGACGGAAGGCAGCCCCATCTCGAACATGTTCCGCTACCTCGTGACGGGCACCGGCGAGGTCGCCCCGGTCACCCGCGAGGTGCTGCGGCGGGCCGAACCCGACCCGCGCCACCGGCCCGAGGTGCACGTCAGCTGA
- a CDS encoding YihY/virulence factor BrkB family protein — translation MARAARGGPGDGGHDGRLDGGHDDGRMIDADPVDAADATLRDRIEQHTQRLQERFDQPLTRITALTNDTLALFPTRVWRRFLAGNGFLLSSGMSYQALFAVFAAVYVIFAVAGIWLVGSPETMDALIEVINTYIPGLIGPEGVIPESDLLAIATSSTSVLTVTGVAAFVVLIWTAIGWITYSRVAVRAIFGVPRDPRSYVLLKARDFVVALALGVALFAAAVLSVASTAALDWVFSLFPNVMRDWSAGLVTVLGLVVVYVIDTVALMVLFRFLANARLTVRRMLGGAALGGAALLVLQVAGSQLLGGASRNPLLSTFVVFIAMLLWFRLTSVVTLVAAAWISVAADDRGELLYEPTASERAAMEYDALVLAAEIRMREAAAELADATWWRRPAARWRVDAAREELAALEERGRPDRP, via the coding sequence ATGGCGCGAGCGGCACGCGGCGGCCCCGGCGACGGCGGGCACGACGGCCGACTCGACGGCGGGCACGACGACGGGCGCATGATCGACGCCGACCCGGTGGACGCGGCCGACGCCACCCTCCGCGACCGCATCGAGCAGCACACGCAGCGCCTCCAGGAGCGCTTCGACCAGCCGCTCACCCGCATCACCGCCCTCACCAACGACACGCTCGCCCTGTTCCCCACCCGCGTGTGGCGGCGCTTCCTCGCCGGCAACGGGTTCCTGCTGTCGTCGGGCATGAGCTACCAAGCGCTGTTCGCCGTGTTCGCGGCGGTCTACGTCATCTTCGCGGTCGCCGGCATCTGGCTCGTGGGCTCGCCCGAGACCATGGACGCGCTGATCGAGGTAATCAACACCTACATCCCGGGGCTGATCGGGCCCGAGGGCGTCATCCCCGAGAGCGACCTTCTCGCCATCGCGACCTCGAGCACCTCGGTGCTCACCGTCACGGGTGTCGCAGCGTTCGTGGTGCTCATCTGGACGGCGATCGGCTGGATCACCTACTCCCGCGTCGCCGTGCGCGCCATCTTCGGTGTGCCGCGCGACCCCCGCTCCTACGTGCTGCTCAAGGCTCGCGACTTCGTCGTGGCACTCGCGCTCGGCGTCGCGCTGTTCGCCGCCGCCGTGCTCAGCGTCGCCAGCACGGCGGCCCTCGACTGGGTGTTCTCGCTGTTCCCGAACGTGATGCGCGACTGGTCGGCGGGCCTCGTCACCGTGCTCGGGCTCGTGGTCGTGTACGTCATCGACACGGTGGCGCTCATGGTGCTGTTCCGCTTTCTCGCCAACGCCCGTCTGACGGTGAGACGGATGCTCGGCGGCGCCGCCCTCGGCGGAGCAGCGCTCCTCGTACTGCAGGTCGCCGGCAGCCAGCTGCTCGGCGGCGCCTCCCGCAACCCGCTGCTGTCGACCTTCGTGGTGTTCATCGCGATGCTGCTGTGGTTCCGGCTCACCAGCGTGGTGACCCTGGTCGCGGCCGCCTGGATCTCGGTCGCCGCCGACGACCGCGGCGAGCTCCTCTACGAGCCGACCGCGAGCGAGCGCGCCGCGATGGAGTACGACGCGCTGGTGCTGGCGGCGGAGATCCGGATGCGCGAGGCCGCCGCAGAGCTCGCCGACGCCACCTGGTGGCGCCGCCCGGCAGCCCGCTGGCGCGTCGACGCCGCCCGCGAGGAACTCGCCGCCCTCGAGGAGCGCGGCCGCCCCGACCGCCCCTGA